CCAGCGTGACTGTGGCCTTTTGAACTTCAGAGAGCCGCCCAACACTTTACCGTCTTCAGAGTGAgcctcagtcagtcactcactcatCATAAAAATCCACCTGCTTTTTATAGGGCCGCTGTGTTAAAGATTAACTGTGACGTTTCCCCCCCCTCACTTCAATGTGTTTTGTTGCTTGTTTGACTCTTCCTTCCGGAATTGAGGGTTGATCTCTTCGATCTCTCTTTCAGCCTGCGGTTGTGATTACTAACCTACCCTCGGCAGAATGTCAGAGCCTACAGACAGCAGGGCTGCCTGAGTCCCATGTCACTCAAAATTGTGTCTGGGAGGCATCCATTTACTGCCATATAttattcaggaagttaaagcaccTTAAATGTTTTGTCACACCCCGGATAGTGAAATGTGTCGTTTAACAGTGTCAACCATAATAGAACggcgcccctggagcaaattggGCTTAACTGCCTTGACACATTGACAGGTTTTTCACCTTGGGGGCTCGGGTAATCAAAACAGCAACCTTTCCccttactggcccaacactctaaccacttggctacctgccaccctccaTGTATATTTAATGGATTTACCAAACTGTGATGAGAAACAAGGACAATTTACACCACGCAACCAAATTGATTGTCTTCCTAAATGAATAGGGAAATATGAACTGCTTAGACATTTGCCGAGGTATTTTTCTCTCATCAGAAATCCTCAAGGCATGTTTTATGGTTCCCTTTTCCCACAAAATAAATACATCTGTAAATACTTGGTAATAATTGGTTCTAAAATTCTAATTTGGTCATTATCGGTGGAACATCAAAGGCATTACCTGCACTTTTTTTTCTAAGATGCCTTTTCTGAAACAGACATTCCTCGTGTTTGTGGTAGACTACCAGTCAGTGAGATGAGCACGTGCTTCCGCTGCAGATGTGCACCACAGGCAGTCCTGCGTCCCTTTATTCTCACGTTGAGTGACATCAAGGCTTCTCTCTGAGAGTGAACATTGATTTTTCTTTCTCTGAGAGACCTGACTGGTCAGtgctttataaaaaaaaatatatatatatattttttagctcAGTAAAAGTCTGTTTGTCTAACGTTAAGGCCCGTGGTCTGAAAATGCAGTGGTGAGGAAATGGTACTGTCCTTACTTTAAACTTGCCCAGCCCCAGATGAGGGGTTGGTTAGGGCTAGTATGGGGCAGGGACACTGTATCCCCACGATGATGGTAACAGCAGGGCGGGGTGCTGTTTTTGTACACCGGAGCCCTGTCCTAAGTTGCCCTGATCTGAGTGGGGCTGACTCTAGGGAGATGGAAACTAAAGCAATAGCAACACCAGTGCTGTGTCACTTCCTGTGACATAAGGCATTCTGTAGGACCTGGCAGCAGTGTACACCAGGAGTGTGGAATCATGACACTGTGCTGTGGTGTCCTGTGTTTGTCGTGTCATTAGTCATTGTCAACACAATGTAGCCTATAAAATATGCCTCTCCCTCAAACACAACCTGTCACCTTTTTCCCCCCCATTATATTCAATCTGAGTCATTCCACAGTCTTATTTTACTGTGATTTGTTACAGTAAGATCAAATATTGCGGATTCAATATGTAGGCAGACGCTATCCCTCTATCAGCAGTGTTCTGAATCGGGAGGCTTTTCAGTTGGTCTTTTTTTGGAATAAAGTCCACGGAACCACATGATGCAGAGTGGTCTGCTGCTTCTACAAACCAGCTGCCGTAATCTTAAAGCCTTTGAAAAACTGTGGGAATTCCAGAGTCAGTCACCCACGTACGTTTTCCTCTGGCCGGCCGGGAATGCCGTACTAGGCAGCCCGTGATTCTTGACTCAATTTGGAAAACTATTGCCTTGACAGAGGAACTCGAATTGCAGCCTAGTACTGCAAAGGGAGAAACAGAAAGCTGCTGATCGGCAGCTTGGTTGTCTGATCTAGCCTAAATTCCGTCTTTTAAATGGAGCGTGAGTTGAATTGGACACTCAAACCTGGAATTGGACACTCCCCATAGAATTGGACACTCCCCCCTCTGCATAGAATTGGACACTCCCCCCTCTGCATAGCTCCCTGCTTTAGCGGTCATTGCTGAAACCCTTTATTTTGTGGTCACACTGCCACTACAGACTGCCTCTACTCCAGAATGACAGAGAATGTTAAATAGAGTTCTGTGTTCTAGATTCTGGAATCCTTCCCTACTGTTAACCAGGCTGGAGATCTTACTGAATTGGTCCCACCCacgcccctctctcctccactgcccTCTTATCAAAAGTGGCAAACGTGCACACACACCAGAGGCCATCTTCAGTCGCAGCCTTAAGTCTACTCTCCCAGAAGATTCATGAGTGGATTTTAATGTTTGTCTGTTGTGTCATATCAATCTTTTTATGGAATTCCTGCTTATTAGGCTAAATGATTGCTTACACTATATAATCAGTGTTAATCAATTTTAAGTACACACACAGCTAGCAGAGGGGAAGCATGGGTAGACCACAAGCATAAGCTATCATTATAGAGACCCTGCAGCTGGACTGGTCCACTGTTGCTGGCCACGCAGTCAGTTATCAGAACAGAGCTTGAAAAGACCAGGCCAAACCAGACAGGGACCACATTCATTACTTTGACTACATATTGCGACAAAGCCTCAAGTGTTTCCTTGTCTAGTTGAATCTTGGCTGTTCGAAATCTGAGGCTTTTTGTGCATTTTCTGCCGTAATTAGACCGTGACTGCGTCTGCCATTATGAAACAATCATATCTGGAAATACTGATACGAGCAATATTCATGCAACAATACAATCTCAAACATGAAAATCAATATCTAGGATTCAATTATCATTCCAAATGTTTGACCCGTGCGATTTTTGGCCACTATCCAGGTGTAAGTGATTTCTGATGCTCAAACCCCTCTCTTTCCTGTTTCTCGTCCAATAGGAATGCATACTGTCAGGAATCATGTCAGTGAAGGGGAAGAAGGTCCTGCACATGGACCGGAACTCCTACTACGGGGCAGAGAGTGCCTCCATCACTCCCCTGGAGGATGTAAGTCAACCGCTGACCTCTACTGCTTGACCTCTGAGGCGCTGACCCCTAAGACCAACCTTAACAGGCCACACGACGTAAACAAAGACTGCACCATTCTCTAAAACAAGATAACACGCAGGATGCCTACTCACCCATTTCCCAGCAATGTTTGTAACCGTATGAATCCGACTGATGAGGCATGAGGAAGAGAACATGGAACTAGTCATACTAATCTCAATATCCTTAAAAATGGGTGACACATGCACTCTGTTGTATTCCTCTTGGCTTAATTGCTGCTTCAACAAAATGGCAAAATATTTTCTCTCTTTTAGCTGTATAAACGCTTCAGTCTCCCAGGCGCCCCACCGGAGTCCATGGGAAAAGGCCGGGACTGGAATGTGGACCTCATCCCGAAGTTCCTTATGGCCAACGGTAAACACTAATCACCACTTtttattatgtattatattaactaGGGCCAGGAGATTTCCTGACCATGTCACAAGACCAGGAAAAACTCAGGGCCTTAGATATAACAATTCATCCTTGGTCTCAGAGGCAAAGAAGGGATGACTACCTAAAATGTGATTCTGGAATATTCAGTAGTTGTATCGTGGCTGTATTTGACTGTGCGACTGATCCTGTTGCCTAGCAATGATTGGATGTGATTGACAGGATGAGGCAACAGAGAGCACTTTCAATTTGAAGACGAATGAAGCTTTATATGTAAAAGTGATTTGAATTAGATTGAACTGTATTCTCCTAACCTGTCTGGGAAAGGTAACACTGATTTGTCTGTCTCACCTGTGCAGGTCAGTTGGTCCGCATGCTGCTGATCACACAGGTGACGCGCTACCTGGACTTCAAGGTGATTGAAGGCAGCTTCGTCTACAAGAAGGGCAGCATCTACAAAGTGCCCTCCACCGAGACCGAGGCCCTGGCATCGAGTGAGTGGTACAGGGGGACTACGGGAAATAGAGGAGGTTGGGTTTTGTAGTTTTGATGTCCGATAAGCTCAGGTTTACTGTATGCAGAGTTAACCTTTAATCAAGTCTAGTACCCATCCGGCTTACAGACATTTAAAACAGTGAATTGATGACATGTCAATGTCTTACTGTCATCCCAGCTCCTCACAAATAACCTCTTCCTGGTTCTACATTGTCTTGCTTTTCAGCTCTCAATCATGTAGATAATTAGCTACCCCTGAATAGCACAAGTCTCTCCCCTACAGGTCTGATGGGGCTGTTTGAAAAACGGCGCTTCAGAAAGTTCCTGGTTTTCGTGGCCAACTTTGACGAAAACGACCCCAAGACCATGGAGGGCGTGGACCCCAAAAAGACGACGATGAGGGACGTGTTCAAGAAGTTTGACCTGGGCCAGGACGTCATCGACTTCACAGGACACTCCCTTGCCCTCTACCGGACAGACGAGTGAGTCACCTGCATCTTCTTATTGGCTGAGCCAGAGATGGAAGGTGTTCGGCCATTTTTGGGTTAACTAAAAAGCATGAAGAGTTCCAGGTCATCCTATTTGCAGTTGCACTTCGTTGATTATCAGATTTCAGGATATAGCAATATTCTGAGACTGTGTAAAAGCTGACCTGGAATGTCACCGTTATGATATACCGTTTAGATTACATGGTAGCCTCACAAGCACAGGGTGTCAAGGATAGTCATTCTATTTTCCAGTCTTTCAAGAAACTTGGTTGTATATTCAAAGAAAGCACTGTATTCATacttgtctctcccctctctctcaggtacctggACCTGCCTTgcatggactcactaaacaggaTCAAGCTGTACAGTGAGTCTCTGGCCAGATATGGCAAGAGTCCgtacctctaccccctctacgGCCTGGGGGAGCTGCCCCAAGGGTTCGCCAGGTAAGGCTCACCTCAACTCTGACCTCTATCATTTTCAGGCTTGCTGCCTTTGTTTTATGTGATTTGGCTTGTTGAATTTCACTATGCAAATTAAGGTTTGACTCATTTGAATCCAAATACAATGTTCAGCAGAATGCCCAATGGTTATTCTTGTTTTTCTGTTGGACTGTTTGAATTTAGATGGGTATTTTCAAAGTGTGCTATTTCCTGAAAGTATACAATAGAATTCTGAACCGTGTGCTTCTAGGTAaaatctctccctctcgttcccgATCTCCTTCCTGTAGACTAAGTGCTATCTATGGAGGAACCTACATGCTGAACAAGCCCATTGAGGAGATCGTCATGGAGGATGGAAAGGTAGTGGGAGTCAAGTCTGAGGGAGAGGTAAGAATCATGTTATTTCTCCCCGGCTTATATAGAGGCCGTACTCTGAGGACTAGAGGAAGGCATGTGTAGTCTTAGCGCTAATATTTAACCCCCCCTTCAGATCGCCCGCTGTAAGCAGCTGATCTGCGATCCCAGCTATCTAATGGACCGCAGCACCAAGGTCGGTCAGGTGATCCGGGTCATCTGCATCATGAGCCACCCCATCAAGAACACCAGCGACGCAAACTCCTGCCAGATCATCATCCCCCAGAACCAGGTCAACAGGAAGCACGGTGAGCCCTGCTGCAGGAAGTGGTCACCACGCAAGGCCCCTATGGAAACAATGCATGAGATTTATAAATTGAACATGAGACCATCTTCACACTCCACTACCTAAAAGTCTTGAAGTACTCTACTTAAGACTAAGATGATTCTAACATCACGTAGCAGGCGTAGAATAAACGCCTGAGGGGGGATCCCCACATCTGATTTTAAGGGGAAAAGGAAGCTAGGTTAACGATACTGTATCCCTGAAAACTGTTTTCCCTGACCCCGCTGAGGGTGAGATGGTGAATCAAATTAATATTTGAAGGGTGGTATGGACGTAACCATATCACTGCCCCAAATCGCACCCAACTCAGACAAGGAGTGAAATATTGAATTTGCTGATCTCTATTTTATTTTTTCAGATATCTACGTGTGCATGATCTCCTATACTCATAATGTGGCAGCACAGGGGAAGTATGTGGCCATCGTCAGCACCACAGTGGAGACGGACAACCCTGAGATGGAGGTCAAACCAGCCATGGACCTGCTGGAGCCTGTCGAGCAGAAGTACGAGCCTCATCACTAAACTGTTGTTGGATGTCTCCCACTAGTCTTTGCAAGGGTCATGTTGACTTTGTCATTTCTCTCTTCAGGTTTGTGAGCATCAGTGACCAGTTCGCACCAACTGACATGGGTGCTGAAAGCCAGGTGGGTCCATTACTTCTGTTTGTTTCTTCTTAACCCAGTCAAATCCAGTGACCTTGTTTTAACAAAAATACAATTATTGTTTGCCTGTGTTTAACCATCTATTGTTTTCTTATTGTTGGCGTAGATCTTCATGTCCCGTACCTACGATGCTACCACCCACTTTGAGACCACTTGTGACGACATCAAGGACATCTACAAGAGGATGACGGGTACAGAATTTGACTTTGCAGAGATGGAGCGCAAGAAGAACGACATCTTCGGTGACGCAGCTGACCAGTAGAGAaaccagagtctgcaacactcGTGAATATCAGATGTTTGCTGCCGACCACTGAAATCTTTCAAAAATAAGGAAAACCATACAAAATATAGATAAATGGGCTGGCTGATGATCCAAGTGTATGTTTTGCCCATTATGGAAGTTCACACTATATATAAAGTTATAATATAGCATCGCTGGAAAAGGGGGCCAGGCGGAGTTATGCTTTTTATAATTACATTCAGACAGTTGTTGCACTGAACATTGGTATACATACGCCCTAAATTCTTTTTCATAATGTAGCTGATCATTTTCTCTCCTGGATGAGGGCGTTTAGTCCACAGATGCCAAATCAATTGATCAATCAAAAGAAAACAGTACCACAGTGTGGGAGGGTCAAATTTATTTTGTCCAAAAACTAAAAATAAATAATGCAAACATGTAAAAACATAAGTGTATTGGGGAAATGAATCATGAAATGTGATCAGATCagttgtatttttcttgtcaGGTGTTTTTCTTGTGAGGGAGGTAAGTGAGTGGCTTGGCTTGTTCCAGTTATAATGAAGCACTATTCCTATAGGCCATAACCAAAAAAGGGTTTGGCCAGCAAAGCTTCATTTGACCACCGATAACCATGTGTGAGAGAGGAAGCTTTTAATTGTTTCCGTGAAGAGGTAATATAAATACTCCATTGATTGTGATTGGGGGGGgcgttgttgttttttgttttcatTTATCGGCCTCCTTGTCCTAGTGGCTCATCTCCAGCCTCTAGTAGCC
The genomic region above belongs to Oncorhynchus masou masou isolate Uvic2021 chromosome 27, UVic_Omas_1.1, whole genome shotgun sequence and contains:
- the LOC135515879 gene encoding rab GDP dissociation inhibitor beta-like, with the protein product MNEEYDVIVLGTGLTECILSGIMSVKGKKVLHMDRNSYYGAESASITPLEDLYKRFSLPGAPPESMGKGRDWNVDLIPKFLMANGQLVRMLLITQVTRYLDFKVIEGSFVYKKGSIYKVPSTETEALASSLMGLFEKRRFRKFLVFVANFDENDPKTMEGVDPKKTTMRDVFKKFDLGQDVIDFTGHSLALYRTDEYLDLPCMDSLNRIKLYSESLARYGKSPYLYPLYGLGELPQGFARLSAIYGGTYMLNKPIEEIVMEDGKVVGVKSEGEIARCKQLICDPSYLMDRSTKVGQVIRVICIMSHPIKNTSDANSCQIIIPQNQVNRKHDIYVCMISYTHNVAAQGKYVAIVSTTVETDNPEMEVKPAMDLLEPVEQKFVSISDQFAPTDMGAESQIFMSRTYDATTHFETTCDDIKDIYKRMTGTEFDFAEMERKKNDIFGDAADQ